Proteins from one Mycobacterium adipatum genomic window:
- a CDS encoding ATP-binding protein, with product MTDPEPFVLDTITGPDTLADIQQTLDRAWACHEVPELVRLHMDLAAGEIGANIIEHSGDGQPVHMRMSIELTADTVRAVFTDDGHPAPMDLSRVQLPDEMSEHGRGLAIAFRVLDELSYRRDTEGNHWTLVHSRT from the coding sequence GCCATTCGTGCTGGATACGATCACCGGTCCCGACACCTTGGCCGACATCCAGCAGACTCTCGATCGGGCGTGGGCCTGCCACGAGGTCCCCGAGCTCGTGCGCCTGCACATGGATCTGGCCGCCGGAGAGATCGGCGCCAACATCATCGAGCATTCTGGCGACGGCCAGCCGGTACACATGCGGATGTCGATCGAGCTGACGGCCGATACCGTTCGCGCCGTGTTCACCGACGATGGCCATCCGGCACCCATGGACCTGAGCCGCGTACAGCTGCCCGATGAGATGTCCGAACACGGGCGGGGACTCGCGATCGCCTTCCGGGTACTCGATGAGCTGTCCTACCGCCGCGACACCGAGGGCAACCACTGGACATTGGTGCACAGCCGCACCTAG
- a CDS encoding DUF1348 family protein, which translates to MTTNTAVTAKPPVPPFTEKSAIMKVRLAENAWNSRDPQVVAQGYSIDSVWRNRSVFLAGRAQIIDFLSSKWDREHEYRLIKELWAHSEDRIAVRFAYEYRDDSGQWFRAYGNENWLYNEHGLMTHRHASINDVQIDEGERKFFWDRSASRPEDHPSLSDLGL; encoded by the coding sequence ATGACTACGAACACCGCCGTCACCGCGAAGCCGCCTGTCCCACCGTTCACCGAGAAATCGGCCATCATGAAGGTCCGGCTCGCTGAAAACGCCTGGAACAGCCGTGATCCGCAAGTCGTGGCGCAGGGCTACTCGATCGACAGCGTCTGGCGCAACCGCTCGGTGTTCCTGGCAGGCCGAGCCCAGATCATCGACTTTCTGAGCAGCAAGTGGGACCGCGAACACGAGTACCGCCTCATCAAAGAGCTGTGGGCGCACAGCGAGGACCGCATAGCGGTCCGCTTTGCCTACGAATATCGCGACGACTCGGGTCAATGGTTCCGCGCCTATGGCAACGAGAACTGGCTCTACAACGAACACGGCCTCATGACACACCGCCACGCCAGCATCAACGACGTGCAGATCGACGAAGGTGAGCGCAAATTCTTCTGGGACCGGAGTGCATCACGACCGGAGGATCACCCGAGCTTGTCTGACCTCGGTTTGTGA